In Phyllopteryx taeniolatus isolate TA_2022b chromosome 1, UOR_Ptae_1.2, whole genome shotgun sequence, the following proteins share a genomic window:
- the trh gene encoding pro-thyrotropin-releasing hormone isoform X1, which yields MLCAHIKLALLVSEHHFWRLGANIIHRSPLSTSRGVRSQQASKGDTMKATCLFFLASVLVCSWTMACGAHSVYAEDEPDPGTADDLLLQQAESLLLRSVLRKMQAEDRNGGGPSSQTEWMTKRQHPGKRYREDLDEEADGDGEVLPTVERRQHPGKRSTAGHLSGLPVIVVQGELSKRQHPGKRYLVLRSRRQHPGKRQPGEEEEEEEDEEEEEEEEEEEDQHPGKRYWDRSARPQLATTSPCEDISDPVTCAKSNLLLDFLDNIGVKHADEKRQHPGKRFAPPRDVLEESE from the exons ATGTTGTGTGCACACATAAAATTGGCCTTACTGGTCAGTGAGCACCACTTTTGGAGGCTGGGAGCAAACATCATCCACAGATCGCCGCTGTCCACTTCAAGAGGAGTGAG GTCTCAACAGGCTTCCAAGGGAGACACCATGAAGGCGACATGCCTGTTCTTCCTGGCTTCTGTCTTGGTCTGCAGCTGGACGATGGCGTGCGGAGCTCACAGCGTGTACGCCGAGGACGAGCCGGACCCGGGAACCGCGGACGACCTCCTCCTGCAGCAAGCCGAGAGCCTCCTGCTGCGCTCCGTCCTGAGAAAGATGCAAGCGGAAGACCGCAACGGTG GAGGACCCTCCTCTCAGACGGAGTGGATGACGAAGCGGCAGCATCCGGGCAAGAGGTACCGCGAGGATTTGGACGAAGAGGCTGACGGTGATGGAGAGGTCTTGCCGACTGTTGAAAGGAGACAGCACCCGGGCAAGCGCTCCACGGCGGGACACCTTTCGGGCCTTCCCGTGATCGTCGTGCAGGGCGAACTTTCCAAGCGGCAGCACCCGGGCAAGCGCTACTTGGTGCTGCGCAGCCGGCGGCAGCACCCCGGTAAACGGCAACcgggggaagaggaggaggaggaggaggatgaggaggaggaggaggaggaggaggaggaggaggaccagCACCCCGGCAAACGCTATTGGGATCGTTCGGCTCGTCCACAACTGGCCACTACGAGTCCATGTGAAGACATCTCGGACCCTGTGACGTGCGCCAAAAGCAATCTGCTGCTCGACTTTTTAGACAACATCGGCGTGAAGCACGCCGACGAGAAGCGACAGCACCCGGGCAAAAGGTTTGCGCCTCCTCGCGACGTTTTAGAGGAGTCAGAGTAG
- the trh gene encoding pro-thyrotropin-releasing hormone isoform X2, which produces MLCAHIKLALLVSEHHFWRLGANIIHRSPLSTSRGVSWTMACGAHSVYAEDEPDPGTADDLLLQQAESLLLRSVLRKMQAEDRNGGGPSSQTEWMTKRQHPGKRYREDLDEEADGDGEVLPTVERRQHPGKRSTAGHLSGLPVIVVQGELSKRQHPGKRYLVLRSRRQHPGKRQPGEEEEEEEDEEEEEEEEEEEDQHPGKRYWDRSARPQLATTSPCEDISDPVTCAKSNLLLDFLDNIGVKHADEKRQHPGKRFAPPRDVLEESE; this is translated from the exons ATGTTGTGTGCACACATAAAATTGGCCTTACTGGTCAGTGAGCACCACTTTTGGAGGCTGGGAGCAAACATCATCCACAGATCGCCGCTGTCCACTTCAAGAGGAGTGAG CTGGACGATGGCGTGCGGAGCTCACAGCGTGTACGCCGAGGACGAGCCGGACCCGGGAACCGCGGACGACCTCCTCCTGCAGCAAGCCGAGAGCCTCCTGCTGCGCTCCGTCCTGAGAAAGATGCAAGCGGAAGACCGCAACGGTG GAGGACCCTCCTCTCAGACGGAGTGGATGACGAAGCGGCAGCATCCGGGCAAGAGGTACCGCGAGGATTTGGACGAAGAGGCTGACGGTGATGGAGAGGTCTTGCCGACTGTTGAAAGGAGACAGCACCCGGGCAAGCGCTCCACGGCGGGACACCTTTCGGGCCTTCCCGTGATCGTCGTGCAGGGCGAACTTTCCAAGCGGCAGCACCCGGGCAAGCGCTACTTGGTGCTGCGCAGCCGGCGGCAGCACCCCGGTAAACGGCAACcgggggaagaggaggaggaggaggaggatgaggaggaggaggaggaggaggaggaggaggaggaccagCACCCCGGCAAACGCTATTGGGATCGTTCGGCTCGTCCACAACTGGCCACTACGAGTCCATGTGAAGACATCTCGGACCCTGTGACGTGCGCCAAAAGCAATCTGCTGCTCGACTTTTTAGACAACATCGGCGTGAAGCACGCCGACGAGAAGCGACAGCACCCGGGCAAAAGGTTTGCGCCTCCTCGCGACGTTTTAGAGGAGTCAGAGTAG
- the trh gene encoding pro-thyrotropin-releasing hormone isoform X3 gives MKATCLFFLASVLVCSWTMACGAHSVYAEDEPDPGTADDLLLQQAESLLLRSVLRKMQAEDRNGGGPSSQTEWMTKRQHPGKRYREDLDEEADGDGEVLPTVERRQHPGKRSTAGHLSGLPVIVVQGELSKRQHPGKRYLVLRSRRQHPGKRQPGEEEEEEEDEEEEEEEEEEEDQHPGKRYWDRSARPQLATTSPCEDISDPVTCAKSNLLLDFLDNIGVKHADEKRQHPGKRFAPPRDVLEESE, from the exons ATGAAGGCGACATGCCTGTTCTTCCTGGCTTCTGTCTTGGTCTGCAGCTGGACGATGGCGTGCGGAGCTCACAGCGTGTACGCCGAGGACGAGCCGGACCCGGGAACCGCGGACGACCTCCTCCTGCAGCAAGCCGAGAGCCTCCTGCTGCGCTCCGTCCTGAGAAAGATGCAAGCGGAAGACCGCAACGGTG GAGGACCCTCCTCTCAGACGGAGTGGATGACGAAGCGGCAGCATCCGGGCAAGAGGTACCGCGAGGATTTGGACGAAGAGGCTGACGGTGATGGAGAGGTCTTGCCGACTGTTGAAAGGAGACAGCACCCGGGCAAGCGCTCCACGGCGGGACACCTTTCGGGCCTTCCCGTGATCGTCGTGCAGGGCGAACTTTCCAAGCGGCAGCACCCGGGCAAGCGCTACTTGGTGCTGCGCAGCCGGCGGCAGCACCCCGGTAAACGGCAACcgggggaagaggaggaggaggaggaggatgaggaggaggaggaggaggaggaggaggaggaggaccagCACCCCGGCAAACGCTATTGGGATCGTTCGGCTCGTCCACAACTGGCCACTACGAGTCCATGTGAAGACATCTCGGACCCTGTGACGTGCGCCAAAAGCAATCTGCTGCTCGACTTTTTAGACAACATCGGCGTGAAGCACGCCGACGAGAAGCGACAGCACCCGGGCAAAAGGTTTGCGCCTCCTCGCGACGTTTTAGAGGAGTCAGAGTAG